Below is a window of Musa acuminata AAA Group cultivar baxijiao chromosome BXJ3-11, Cavendish_Baxijiao_AAA, whole genome shotgun sequence DNA.
TGGGCATTCGGACGGGCCTGCCGCTGCCGTCCGTGTGGGAGGTGGTGGCTCAGCTGGCCGTGTACTTCCTGGTGGAGGACTACTTTAGCTACTGGCTCCACCGGGCGCTGCACTGCCGGTGGGGCTACCAGCACATCCACCGCATCCACCACGAGTTCTCGGCGCCCATGGCCTTCGCCGCTCCCTACGCCCACTGGGCTGAGGTGCTCATCCTCGGCTTCCCTGCCTTCCTCGGTCCCGCCCTCGTTCCCTGTCACATCCTCACGCTCTGGCTCTGGTTCGTTCTCCGCCACGTCGAAGCCATCGAGACGCACTGCGGGTACGCCGTCTTCTTCTTCCATGCCCTCCTCTCGTTTCGTTCTTGCGCGCATCCCCCTGACACGTTGGTGCATGTGGCAGCTACGACTTCCCTCAAACTCCCACCAAGTACATTCCATTCTACGTAGGTGCCGAGTACCATGATTACCATCACTATGTCGGAGAGAAAAGTCACAGTAACTTTGCGTCAGTGTTCACTTACTGCGACTACATATACGGAACTGACAAGGTTTAATCGCTGGCCCCATGTAGCCATACAACTCGACCTGCCAACTTCATAT
It encodes the following:
- the LOC135652908 gene encoding very-long-chain aldehyde decarbonylase GL1-10-like translates to MLPFASTGDAEVAMGRDLTAVETAWFRYSAGMSDFWLYAHNVVFLLLVYTLAPLPFVMAELKRPKAIQKYKLQSNVHFPVATFVKCYKNVVKTFIVAVGPLQLLSYPTIKWVGIRTGLPLPSVWEVVAQLAVYFLVEDYFSYWLHRALHCRWGYQHIHRIHHEFSAPMAFAAPYAHWAEVLILGFPAFLGPALVPCHILTLWLWFVLRHVEAIETHCGYDFPQTPTKYIPFYVGAEYHDYHHYVGEKSHSNFASVFTYCDYIYGTDKGYRYQKTQLAKLKAQGEANVQNEEMNGMWEKYD